In one Alphaproteobacteria bacterium genomic region, the following are encoded:
- a CDS encoding OsmC family protein, with translation MAKEHEYTCQVQWTGNRGDGTKTYRGYDRTWDIATPGKPVIHCSNDPLLGGDPGLPNPEDLLISSLSACHMLWYLHLASREKIVVQSYTDTPIGIGESEPSGAGRFLRAILRPSIVLSDIGDRDRADALHHEIHQYCFIARSVNFPVSYEASYSAA, from the coding sequence ATGGCGAAAGAGCATGAATACACCTGTCAGGTTCAGTGGACGGGCAATCGCGGCGACGGCACGAAGACCTATCGCGGCTATGACCGGACCTGGGACATCGCGACGCCCGGAAAGCCGGTCATTCATTGCTCCAACGATCCGCTTCTGGGCGGCGATCCCGGCCTGCCGAACCCGGAGGACCTGCTGATATCGTCGCTGTCGGCCTGTCACATGCTCTGGTACCTGCACCTGGCGAGCCGCGAGAAGATCGTCGTGCAGTCCTATACCGACACGCCGATCGGCATCGGCGAAAGCGAGCCGTCCGGTGCCGGGCGGTTCCTGCGCGCGATCCTGCGCCCCAGCATCGTGCTGTCGGATATCGGGGATCGGGACCGGGCCGACGCGCTCCATCACGAAATCCATCAATACTGTTTCATCGCGCGGTCGGTGAACTTCCCGGTCAGCTACGAGGCAAGCTATTCCGCCGCATGA